In Hwangdonia lutea, a single window of DNA contains:
- a CDS encoding PD-(D/E)XK nuclease family protein, producing the protein MTTFIFDVLKDLQDSKTNLSKLNFVLPSKRAGLFLKHQLYRVTNETIFSPEIISIEEFVENTSQLKPISNTELLFEFYNSYQTLTKKENQDAFEVFSKWAQILLQDFNEIDRYLIPQENIFNYLSDIQELKHWSLEENKTDFVKNYLSFWNKLYTYYTHFTKQLLNKNSGYQGLIYREAVKNLDDYLKNNTEKQHVFLGFNALNTAEETIIQKLLEHNVAKIYWDIDQVFFNNPKHDAALFTRQHKTRWKYFEKNPFHWITKNYSNEKNISIYGVPKNIGQSKYIGTLLNNLSQSNPSLQNTAVVLGNENLLIPVLNSLPSTIEALNITMGFPLKSIPLASLFESLFKLHKNPSKSFYYKDVVNIIAHQFIRPLFYVDDTDYASKLIETIEANNIIYLTPDRLKQIVPKADTIIDMLFSNWQTSTDEALKNCSQLILIIKNDLTENKASNLLSLEYLFRFNALFNELSRLNSEYNHIKDISALFSIYKELLSSETLDFQGEPLQGLQIMGMLESRVLDFETVIISSVNEGILPSGKSNNSFIPFDVKLENNLPTYKEKDAVYTYHFYRLLQRAKNIHIIYNTEADVLTGGEKSRFITQLQLENIHKIKHQIIAPHVPILEPKLNEVQKTPELLNQIIQVAKQGFSPSSLTNYIRNPIDFYYQKILKVKEHDDAEETVAANTLGTVVHNTLEDFYEPFVNTFLTVENITGLKAKINERVSHHFKKEYKEGDITKGKNLIIFEIAKRYVSNFLDLEIQDLKAGNQIKIIAVEAENKVLIDIPELNFPVKLTGKVDRVDEYNGVTRIIDYKTGNVSQSSIEIVDWEAITTDYDKYSKSFQVLTYALMMHQSNQIQLPVEAGIISFKNLNSGFLKFAKKDSSRSRTKKSLITQDTISSFETELKKLILEICNLDTPFIEKEV; encoded by the coding sequence ATGACAACTTTTATTTTTGATGTTTTAAAAGATTTACAAGATTCCAAAACAAATCTTTCTAAACTAAACTTTGTTTTACCCAGTAAAAGAGCTGGTTTGTTCTTAAAGCATCAACTTTATCGAGTTACCAACGAAACCATTTTTTCGCCTGAAATCATTAGTATAGAAGAGTTTGTAGAAAACACATCTCAACTAAAACCAATTTCAAATACTGAGCTTTTATTTGAATTCTATAATAGCTATCAAACGCTTACCAAAAAAGAAAATCAAGATGCTTTTGAGGTGTTCTCAAAGTGGGCGCAAATATTACTTCAGGATTTTAATGAGATTGATCGCTACCTCATTCCACAAGAAAACATTTTTAATTATTTAAGCGATATTCAAGAACTAAAACACTGGTCTTTAGAAGAAAACAAAACCGATTTTGTTAAAAACTACTTATCGTTTTGGAATAAGCTTTATACCTATTACACCCATTTCACTAAGCAACTTTTAAATAAAAATAGTGGCTATCAAGGATTGATTTACAGAGAAGCGGTTAAAAATTTAGACGATTACCTAAAAAACAACACCGAAAAACAGCATGTATTTTTAGGTTTCAATGCGCTAAATACTGCCGAGGAAACCATCATTCAAAAATTATTGGAACATAATGTGGCAAAAATTTATTGGGACATCGACCAAGTTTTTTTTAACAACCCAAAACACGATGCCGCATTGTTTACAAGACAGCATAAAACCCGTTGGAAATATTTTGAAAAAAATCCGTTTCATTGGATTACCAAAAATTATTCAAACGAAAAGAACATTTCAATTTATGGTGTTCCAAAAAACATTGGGCAATCTAAATACATCGGCACCCTATTAAATAATCTCAGTCAAAGTAACCCGTCGTTGCAAAATACTGCGGTAGTTTTGGGCAATGAAAATTTATTGATTCCGGTATTAAATTCGCTGCCATCAACTATCGAAGCCCTTAATATTACCATGGGGTTTCCGCTAAAATCCATTCCGCTGGCCTCACTTTTCGAGAGCTTATTTAAGCTTCATAAAAACCCATCAAAATCATTTTATTATAAAGATGTGGTCAACATTATAGCACACCAATTTATAAGGCCTTTATTTTATGTTGACGACACCGATTACGCCTCAAAACTCATTGAAACCATTGAGGCTAATAACATCATTTATTTAACGCCAGACAGGTTAAAGCAAATTGTGCCAAAGGCTGATACAATTATCGATATGCTCTTTAGCAATTGGCAAACATCTACTGACGAGGCCTTAAAAAACTGTTCGCAATTAATCTTAATTATTAAAAACGATTTAACTGAAAACAAAGCTTCAAATTTATTATCCTTGGAATATTTATTCCGATTCAACGCATTGTTTAACGAGTTATCGCGACTTAATTCAGAATACAATCACATCAAAGATATTTCAGCATTATTTAGCATTTACAAAGAACTATTAAGCAGCGAAACACTAGATTTTCAGGGCGAACCCTTACAAGGTTTACAAATTATGGGTATGTTAGAGTCGCGTGTATTGGATTTTGAAACCGTTATAATTTCATCGGTAAACGAAGGCATATTGCCCTCTGGAAAAAGCAACAATTCCTTTATTCCGTTTGATGTTAAATTAGAAAATAACCTGCCCACGTATAAAGAAAAAGATGCGGTATACACCTATCACTTTTACAGGCTTTTACAACGCGCCAAAAACATTCATATTATTTACAACACCGAAGCCGATGTGTTAACTGGTGGCGAAAAAAGCAGATTTATTACGCAATTGCAGTTAGAAAATATTCATAAAATAAAGCATCAAATTATAGCGCCTCATGTGCCTATTTTAGAACCCAAATTAAATGAAGTACAAAAAACGCCCGAGCTGCTAAATCAAATTATTCAGGTTGCGAAACAGGGGTTTTCACCGTCTTCACTTACCAATTATATCCGGAATCCCATTGATTTTTATTATCAGAAAATATTAAAGGTAAAAGAGCATGACGATGCCGAAGAAACCGTAGCCGCAAACACCTTGGGAACCGTTGTGCACAACACCCTTGAAGATTTTTATGAGCCTTTTGTTAATACCTTTTTAACGGTTGAAAATATTACAGGTTTAAAAGCAAAAATTAATGAAAGGGTAAGCCATCATTTTAAAAAAGAATATAAAGAGGGCGATATTACCAAAGGCAAAAATCTTATTATTTTTGAAATAGCAAAGCGCTACGTATCTAACTTTTTAGATTTAGAAATTCAAGATTTAAAAGCTGGAAACCAAATAAAAATTATAGCCGTTGAAGCTGAAAATAAGGTATTAATTGATATTCCGGAACTCAATTTTCCGGTAAAATTAACCGGAAAAGTAGATCGCGTAGATGAATATAATGGGGTAACCAGAATTATTGATTACAAAACGGGTAACGTGAGCCAAAGCAGTATAGAAATTGTTGATTGGGAGGCCATTACTACCGATTACGATAAATACAGCAAAAGTTTTCA